Proteins found in one Paenibacillus borealis genomic segment:
- a CDS encoding glycoside hydrolase family 5 protein: MRFPTSFKSAMIWPVCAILLISLLTGGASAKAEASSGAAVSTPLTAKEMAGLMGRGTNLGNTFEGNWNSQSYEDVKAAVDAFIAAGYTNIRIPVNWGGRGDKYASTADEAGHFSFSAPNVATVKRLVDYVLKDVNVQRANAGKPPIILIVNAHHEEWAMNAVQGEPAFETNMQRLETIWTGIAELFKDEPDTLVFELFNEPHLSLNTGAAAKASVIELNKRAYAAIRSYTLGGMEPHAKRIVIFGGYNYNSGWGLYDTYRNPQDLPGGGTDRYIMGTYHSYFQNLADHLKRVDDVKREFVDVHDIPVYLGEFGYEHRGVITDTLLDSYRQIANKAIAGQFAFSVWDDNGWYQIYNRATGQFNALKDQVLDINN, from the coding sequence ATGAGATTCCCGACTAGCTTCAAATCTGCAATGATCTGGCCGGTCTGTGCCATTCTGTTGATTTCACTGCTGACCGGTGGAGCCAGTGCGAAGGCGGAGGCATCGTCTGGAGCCGCCGTTTCCACTCCGTTGACAGCGAAGGAAATGGCCGGTCTTATGGGCAGGGGAACTAATCTGGGCAACACGTTTGAAGGGAACTGGAACAGCCAGAGTTACGAGGATGTGAAGGCGGCTGTGGATGCTTTTATTGCGGCGGGGTATACCAACATCCGGATTCCGGTCAACTGGGGCGGACGGGGTGATAAATATGCTTCGACTGCGGATGAAGCGGGGCATTTCTCCTTCAGCGCTCCGAATGTGGCCACGGTGAAACGTCTGGTGGATTATGTACTGAAGGATGTGAATGTTCAGCGGGCAAATGCGGGCAAGCCGCCTATCATTCTGATTGTGAATGCACATCACGAGGAATGGGCAATGAACGCTGTTCAAGGCGAGCCTGCTTTTGAAACGAACATGCAGCGGCTGGAGACTATTTGGACGGGGATCGCGGAGCTGTTCAAGGATGAACCGGACACGCTGGTGTTCGAATTGTTCAATGAACCGCATCTGAGCCTGAATACGGGGGCAGCTGCCAAAGCGAGCGTCATTGAGCTCAACAAGCGGGCTTATGCGGCGATCCGCAGCTACACCTTGGGCGGCATGGAGCCGCATGCCAAGCGGATCGTGATCTTCGGCGGGTACAACTACAACAGCGGATGGGGCCTGTACGATACGTACCGCAATCCGCAGGACCTGCCGGGCGGGGGAACGGACCGCTATATTATGGGCACCTATCACTCGTATTTTCAGAATCTGGCGGATCATCTGAAGCGTGTGGACGATGTGAAGCGGGAATTTGTGGATGTGCATGACATTCCGGTGTATCTGGGCGAATTCGGCTATGAGCACCGGGGAGTCATCACGGACACACTGCTGGATTCGTACCGGCAAATCGCGAACAAGGCCATCGCGGGACAGTTTGCTTTCTCCGTATGGGATGACAATGGCTGGTATCAAATTTATAACCGGGCAACCGGGCAATTCAATGCACTTAAGGATCAGGTTCTAGACATAAATAACTGA
- a CDS encoding ABC transporter permease: protein MGNPLAASKPSISAVFRRQKLKRLARNRWLYIMLLPGLLYFITFKYVPMYGVLLAFKNYQPFLGFVDSEWVGMKHFDRFFGDPLFWKLLKNTFVLAAYNILFFFPLPIVLALMLNELRSQTYKKTIQTLVYIPHFMSWVVIVSIAYLFFTTEGGLVNEAIASVGGEKIQFLLSPGWFRTFITGEVMWKETGWGTIIFLAALAGVDTQLYEAAKIDGAGRMRQLWHITLPAIRSTIVILLILRLGNFLDTGFEQIFLMLNPLNREVGEVFDTYVYTTGISQGEYSYSTAVGLFKSVVGLVLVFGSNFLAKRFGEEGIL from the coding sequence ATGGGAAATCCATTAGCGGCTTCGAAGCCGTCAATATCTGCTGTATTCCGCAGGCAGAAGCTGAAGCGTCTGGCCCGCAACCGCTGGCTGTATATCATGCTGCTGCCGGGACTGCTGTATTTTATTACTTTCAAATATGTACCGATGTATGGAGTCCTGCTGGCCTTCAAGAACTATCAGCCTTTCCTGGGGTTTGTGGATAGTGAGTGGGTGGGGATGAAGCATTTCGACCGTTTTTTCGGGGATCCGCTGTTCTGGAAGCTGCTGAAGAATACGTTCGTGCTGGCGGCCTACAATATTCTGTTCTTTTTCCCGCTGCCGATTGTGCTGGCACTGATGCTGAATGAATTAAGATCGCAGACGTACAAGAAGACAATTCAGACCCTGGTCTATATCCCCCACTTCATGTCCTGGGTGGTTATCGTCTCTATTGCCTACCTGTTCTTCACAACCGAGGGAGGGCTGGTCAATGAAGCGATTGCCTCTGTGGGGGGCGAGAAAATCCAGTTCCTGCTTAGTCCCGGCTGGTTCCGGACCTTCATCACCGGTGAAGTAATGTGGAAGGAAACGGGCTGGGGAACGATTATCTTCCTGGCGGCGCTGGCGGGTGTAGACACACAGCTCTACGAGGCTGCCAAAATAGACGGTGCCGGACGGATGCGCCAGTTATGGCATATTACACTTCCGGCGATCCGCTCGACCATTGTGATTCTGCTGATTCTGCGGCTGGGGAATTTCCTCGATACGGGGTTTGAGCAAATCTTCCTGATGCTGAATCCGCTCAACCGGGAAGTCGGCGAAGTCTTCGATACCTATGTGTATACCACGGGGATCTCGCAGGGAGAGTACAGCTACAGTACTGCCGTCGGATTGTTCAAGTCAGTAGTTGGGCTCGTGCTGGTCTTCGGCTCCAACTTCCTGGCCAAACGTTTCGGTGAGGAAGGAATTCTCTAG
- a CDS encoding AraC family transcriptional regulator translates to MKLIIFTLVIGAFPVLILGWYSYHYSSQSVLQQIEERNSQVLRQSQLRVEQTLKMIDFSTTQLLGLPTVTNAIATKLGIQDMEMIHELYKNLSSIQTFELGIKDVYLFSLEQDWLITNSGMDAYSQPGLKEKLRPFAGMPNGSVWISGNSASIQGADGMVELNHAVINIKKWPINSSRPRGMIAVVLSSQQLNDLIANEPGMGSVFILDEDGRAISHSNPSLLDKDLSAEAYIAAIRDKKDTAGVFNGIADGSKASISYRKSAYNGWTYVSVVPTQAVTRQATAIGRTSILISLCVLAATVLTALVGSRRMYSPVRHIYRSLLPDKEQRPRKDEFIAISDRIQGILSDQTKLQFELAGQQQQLAEFLVRKMMLGEARSQGIQERLMDYGYGYTSQWTVMRVLLVQVDRLDSSRFTEKDRDLLLFAISNIALEVVPEGERLPPIVIRESVVILTGTSTQSEEAFKESVYAKAAEVQASVKRYLELQTSIGISRSCTAWPEVARGYEEGENALKYRARLGEEVILFIEDVQPASRKEIVYPNKIADELCEAIKAHDSGRAEERLSLVMNALASEESDHQEYQMSLVRLLMDLIRLLQDAGISHHLLRAGEDSLFEELLGMHSPGDIEAWFGKVIVSPAIGLLKERQETQFNSISEEVKQLIVEAFDTDLTLEKCSARLNYHPQYISRVFRQETGTSFTDYLAQYRLTVAKRWLKDTDLTITEIAMKLKYNNPANFIRYFRKMEGITPGQYRTNLVE, encoded by the coding sequence TTGAAATTAATCATTTTCACCTTGGTGATCGGTGCTTTTCCGGTGCTGATCTTAGGGTGGTATTCCTATCACTACTCCTCGCAGTCGGTGCTTCAGCAGATTGAAGAACGCAACTCCCAGGTACTCCGGCAGAGCCAGCTGCGGGTGGAGCAGACGCTTAAGATGATTGATTTCTCCACCACGCAGCTTCTGGGGCTGCCGACAGTGACCAATGCAATTGCGACTAAGCTCGGCATACAAGATATGGAAATGATCCATGAGCTGTATAAAAATCTCTCCTCGATCCAGACCTTCGAGCTGGGGATTAAGGATGTGTATCTGTTCAGTCTGGAACAGGACTGGCTGATTACCAACTCCGGCATGGATGCATACAGCCAGCCGGGTCTGAAGGAGAAGCTGCGGCCGTTCGCCGGAATGCCTAACGGATCGGTGTGGATCAGCGGCAATTCAGCCAGCATCCAGGGGGCCGACGGCATGGTTGAACTGAATCACGCCGTCATTAATATCAAGAAATGGCCGATTAATTCGAGCAGACCCCGGGGCATGATCGCGGTGGTGCTGTCCTCCCAGCAGCTGAACGATCTGATCGCCAATGAGCCCGGCATGGGCAGCGTGTTCATACTGGATGAGGATGGGCGGGCGATCAGCCATTCCAACCCTTCCCTGCTGGATAAGGATCTGTCGGCTGAAGCTTATATTGCTGCCATCCGGGACAAGAAAGATACCGCCGGTGTGTTCAATGGCATAGCGGATGGGAGCAAAGCCTCCATCTCTTACCGGAAGTCAGCGTATAACGGCTGGACGTATGTATCGGTCGTTCCAACCCAGGCGGTTACCCGTCAGGCTACTGCCATTGGCAGGACCTCGATTCTGATTAGCCTCTGTGTGCTTGCAGCCACGGTGCTTACGGCTCTGGTCGGCTCGCGCCGGATGTACAGTCCCGTGCGGCATATCTACCGGTCCTTGCTGCCTGACAAGGAGCAGAGGCCCCGAAAGGATGAGTTCATCGCCATCTCCGACCGGATTCAGGGCATTCTCTCGGATCAGACCAAGCTGCAATTTGAGCTTGCAGGACAGCAGCAGCAGCTGGCAGAGTTTCTGGTCCGTAAAATGATGCTGGGTGAAGCGAGATCCCAGGGTATTCAGGAGCGGCTCATGGATTATGGTTACGGGTACACCAGCCAGTGGACGGTCATGCGGGTGCTGCTTGTGCAGGTTGACCGGCTTGACAGCAGCCGTTTCACAGAGAAGGACCGCGATCTGCTGCTGTTTGCTATCAGCAATATTGCGCTGGAGGTAGTCCCGGAAGGGGAACGCCTTCCGCCGATTGTCATCCGGGAATCGGTGGTGATTCTGACCGGCACAAGTACGCAATCCGAAGAAGCCTTCAAGGAATCCGTGTATGCCAAGGCGGCTGAGGTACAGGCTTCCGTGAAGCGTTATCTGGAGCTGCAGACCAGCATCGGTATCAGCCGTTCCTGTACAGCCTGGCCTGAAGTGGCCCGGGGCTATGAAGAAGGGGAGAATGCGCTGAAGTACCGGGCACGGCTCGGTGAAGAGGTCATATTGTTTATAGAGGATGTTCAACCAGCCAGCCGTAAGGAAATTGTCTATCCCAACAAAATCGCAGATGAGCTGTGCGAAGCGATTAAAGCGCATGACAGCGGCCGGGCGGAAGAACGCCTGTCCCTGGTGATGAATGCGCTCGCAAGCGAGGAATCCGACCATCAGGAATATCAGATGTCGCTGGTCCGGCTGCTGATGGATCTGATCCGGCTACTGCAGGATGCCGGCATCTCCCACCACCTGCTGAGGGCAGGGGAGGATTCCCTGTTCGAGGAGCTGCTTGGCATGCATAGTCCCGGTGATATCGAAGCCTGGTTCGGGAAGGTCATTGTTTCGCCGGCCATCGGGCTGCTGAAGGAGCGGCAGGAGACGCAGTTCAACAGCATCTCGGAAGAGGTGAAGCAGCTGATTGTTGAAGCCTTCGACACAGATCTTACGCTGGAGAAATGCTCAGCCAGGCTGAACTATCATCCGCAGTATATCAGCCGTGTGTTCCGTCAGGAGACAGGCACCAGCTTCACCGATTATCTGGCGCAATACCGGCTTACCGTGGCCAAAAGATGGCTTAAGGATACCGATCTGACGATCACCGAGATCGCTATGAAACTGAAATATAATAATCCGGCGAACTTCATCCGTTATTTCCGCAAGATGGAAGGGATTACTCCGGGGCAGTACCGGACCAACCTGGTGGAGTAG
- a CDS encoding FAD-dependent oxidoreductase has product MNSYRMRSSEIPLQDSWDVIVVGGGPAGCTAAAAAAREGAKTLLIEATGSLGGMGTSGLVPAWCPFSDMKTIIYRGLAMKVFEALKAQMPHVSQEAMDWVPIEPEKLKVIYDELVAGAGATVLFNTQLGSVEADEEGHVLALITASKNGLQALKAKVYIDCTGDADVAAWAGAEYLKGDTVTGELMPATHCFTLGNVDEYAYLNGPLLHNNNKTSPIFDILGSGKFPLIPDSHICNNVIAPRTVGFNAGHLWDVDNTDAFSVSAALMQGRKLASVYRDALAEFMPAAFGSSYVANTGSLMGVRETRRITGDYVLSVEDYVNRRSFADEICRNSYFIDIHGTEKEEKQAGGKLEVIKRYGPGESHGIPYRCLTPRSLKNVLVAGRSISCVREVQGSVRVMPVCLAMGEAAGIAAALAAELPGYDVHAVDVSVLRRRLKEEGAYLPDAADGTVFVDPDAAAGEEGKPVRYH; this is encoded by the coding sequence ATGAACAGCTACAGGATGCGGAGCAGTGAGATTCCGCTGCAGGATTCTTGGGATGTCATCGTTGTGGGCGGCGGCCCGGCGGGGTGTACGGCGGCCGCAGCCGCAGCCCGGGAAGGGGCAAAGACGCTGCTGATTGAAGCGACAGGCAGCCTGGGCGGAATGGGCACATCGGGACTAGTGCCGGCCTGGTGCCCGTTCTCGGACATGAAGACGATCATCTACCGGGGACTGGCAATGAAGGTGTTTGAAGCCTTGAAGGCGCAGATGCCGCATGTGAGCCAAGAGGCGATGGACTGGGTTCCGATCGAACCGGAGAAGCTCAAGGTCATCTATGATGAGCTGGTAGCCGGAGCCGGTGCCACGGTGCTGTTCAATACGCAGCTGGGTTCCGTGGAGGCGGATGAGGAAGGCCATGTGCTGGCGCTAATCACTGCCAGCAAGAACGGTCTGCAGGCGCTGAAGGCCAAGGTCTATATCGACTGCACGGGCGATGCCGATGTAGCGGCCTGGGCGGGAGCGGAATATCTCAAGGGTGATACCGTAACCGGTGAGCTGATGCCTGCGACGCACTGTTTTACCCTTGGCAATGTCGATGAATATGCTTATCTGAACGGTCCGCTGCTGCATAATAACAACAAAACCAGCCCGATCTTCGATATTCTGGGCTCCGGGAAGTTCCCTTTAATTCCGGATTCGCATATCTGCAACAATGTTATTGCTCCCCGAACGGTGGGCTTCAATGCCGGCCATCTGTGGGATGTGGATAATACGGATGCCTTCTCCGTATCCGCTGCATTGATGCAGGGAAGGAAGCTGGCCTCCGTCTACAGGGATGCACTGGCCGAGTTCATGCCTGCTGCGTTCGGCAGCTCTTACGTAGCCAATACCGGCTCGCTGATGGGAGTACGGGAGACGCGGAGAATTACCGGCGATTATGTGCTAAGTGTGGAGGATTATGTCAACCGCCGCAGCTTCGCGGATGAAATCTGCCGCAATAGCTATTTCATTGATATCCATGGGACTGAGAAGGAAGAGAAGCAGGCAGGAGGTAAGCTGGAGGTCATTAAACGCTACGGTCCGGGAGAATCGCACGGCATTCCGTACCGCTGCTTGACCCCGCGTTCATTGAAAAATGTGCTGGTCGCGGGGCGCTCCATCTCCTGTGTCCGTGAAGTGCAAGGGAGTGTCCGGGTAATGCCGGTCTGTCTGGCAATGGGCGAAGCAGCCGGGATTGCCGCAGCACTCGCCGCGGAGCTTCCCGGTTATGACGTGCATGCGGTGGATGTATCCGTGCTGCGCAGACGCCTGAAGGAAGAGGGCGCTTACCTGCCGGATGCTGCAGACGGAACAGTATTTGTTGATCCGGATGCAGCGGCAGGAGAAGAGGGAAAACCGGTGAGGTATCACTGA
- a CDS encoding YihY/virulence factor BrkB family protein, translating to MSRSTAGRKDAFTFIKQLLQKIKADDVQGISAQLTYYLILSLFPFLIFIMTLIGYANISLEDKIQQLEQVMPAEAVSIIEEILQDVSEGRSQALLSFGMLATLWAASKGVNAIIKGLNRAYDIDESRAFWKIRGIAFLATLTIGFVVLLSILLLVLGTWLKTQVFLLTDLPYGFQKLWDLLQYAVPLLVMFIVFTLLYWIAPSRRLALREVVPGAMFSTLGWIITSVLFSVYVNQFSDFTKTYGSLGGVMILLIWLYISSIIILAGGEINAILLKRKVDLATVK from the coding sequence ATGAGCAGAAGTACTGCCGGCCGCAAGGATGCATTCACATTCATCAAACAGCTGCTGCAAAAAATCAAAGCCGATGATGTCCAGGGGATCAGCGCACAGCTGACCTATTATTTGATTCTGTCGCTGTTTCCCTTTCTGATCTTCATTATGACCCTGATCGGGTATGCGAATATTTCCCTGGAGGACAAAATCCAGCAGCTGGAACAGGTGATGCCTGCCGAAGCCGTCTCTATTATAGAAGAGATTCTGCAGGATGTGTCCGAGGGACGCAGTCAGGCGCTGTTATCCTTCGGGATGCTGGCTACACTCTGGGCGGCTTCCAAAGGGGTCAATGCGATCATTAAAGGGCTCAACCGCGCTTACGATATTGATGAGAGCCGGGCCTTCTGGAAAATAAGAGGGATTGCCTTTCTCGCCACGCTTACGATCGGTTTTGTCGTGCTGCTCAGCATTCTGCTGCTGGTCCTCGGGACCTGGCTCAAGACACAGGTCTTCCTGTTGACGGATCTGCCCTACGGTTTCCAGAAGCTATGGGATCTGCTGCAATACGCTGTGCCGCTGCTGGTCATGTTCATTGTGTTCACACTGCTCTACTGGATCGCCCCAAGCCGCAGACTGGCTCTGCGGGAGGTCGTTCCCGGCGCGATGTTCTCGACCCTTGGATGGATTATTACATCGGTACTCTTCTCGGTCTACGTCAATCAGTTCAGTGATTTCACCAAAACCTACGGCAGTCTAGGGGGCGTAATGATTCTGCTCATCTGGCTGTATATCAGCTCGATCATTATCCTGGCCGGCGGCGAGATCAACGCGATCCTCCTCAAACGCAAAGTTGACCTAGCTACGGTAAAATAA
- a CDS encoding carbohydrate ABC transporter permease yields the protein MVKETSWTSRLFDIFNIIVLAIIALITIVPFIYVVAGSFATQRELLEKGFILFPTEFSLEAYNYIFSTNTLMRSLGVTIFITVVGTLINITLTCLMAYPLSRRDMDFRSPIQLMVIFTMLFSGGMIPTFLVVKELGMLDTYWSLLLPGAISAFNLIIVRSFFQQLPPDLEESAKIDGASDPGILVRIVIPLSLPVLATFSLFYAVGHWNTYFSSILYINDSTKWPIQVLLRQIVMLSQGGSLGDTSSLESNFIPPDQAVKMAVIVVSTIPILIVYPFLQKHFAKGALLGSVKG from the coding sequence GTGGTAAAAGAAACATCATGGACGAGCCGCCTGTTTGATATATTCAATATCATCGTGCTGGCAATCATTGCGCTCATTACTATTGTTCCGTTCATTTATGTGGTTGCCGGTTCATTCGCAACGCAGCGGGAGCTGCTGGAGAAAGGTTTTATTCTCTTCCCGACAGAATTCTCGCTTGAAGCGTATAACTATATCTTCTCAACCAATACGCTGATGCGAAGCCTGGGCGTTACCATCTTCATCACAGTGGTGGGTACGCTGATTAATATTACTCTAACCTGCCTGATGGCTTATCCGTTATCCCGCAGGGATATGGATTTCCGTTCCCCCATCCAGCTCATGGTCATCTTCACCATGCTGTTCAGCGGCGGGATGATCCCGACCTTCCTGGTGGTCAAGGAGCTGGGCATGCTGGATACGTACTGGTCGCTGCTGCTGCCCGGTGCCATCAGTGCCTTCAACCTGATTATTGTCCGCAGCTTCTTCCAGCAGCTTCCGCCGGATCTGGAGGAATCAGCCAAAATCGACGGTGCCAGCGATCCCGGCATTCTGGTGCGGATTGTGATTCCTCTGTCCCTGCCGGTTCTGGCTACATTCTCGCTGTTCTATGCCGTAGGGCACTGGAACACGTACTTCAGCTCCATTCTCTATATTAACGACTCTACCAAATGGCCGATTCAGGTGCTGCTGCGGCAGATTGTCATGCTGTCCCAGGGAGGCAGTCTGGGAGATACGTCTTCACTGGAGAGCAACTTCATCCCACCGGACCAGGCTGTGAAAATGGCGGTTATCGTAGTCTCCACGATTCCGATTCTGATCGTATACCCGTTCCTGCAGAAGCATTTCGCCAAAGGCGCTTTGCTGGGATCGGTTAAGGGCTGA
- a CDS encoding extracellular solute-binding protein, translating into MKTTKGANTYNLKKLALTTFSAALVLGALAGCGNNGNKEENAQGADGTASPAGPYKMSMMLTSYNPEPMDPEGEIYKQLEERTNTDLKITWVPSTTYSDKLSATIASGELPSTVLVLDQKLPYIVNSVRSGMFWELGPYLKDYPNLSRMSDVALNAISIDGKVYGIYRERDLARDGLMLRKDWLENLGLQEPKTVDDFYQVLQAFVKEDPDQNGKADTIGLAEQQVAAGWRAMLTWLGGPADWEIKDGKASPAHLSPAFLETMKFYKKLYDEKLINLDFAVVKDGKQMINAGKAGSWIANLNDANGIEESVKKVTPTGSITMVNALEGPEGLRSAGGSGSYGIFMIPKTSVKTEEDLKAVLNFFDKVSDDDMQNMLVNGLEGRQFTLDNGNYVKTTDSKLLAEYGMGDSSQLAVLRDKVVTYGNPLVHLRDEMWKKNAEIAVVNPVQPFISDTYSERGSELSKIIDDARVRFIMGDLDENGWNQAVAKWEQDGGAKVIEEYTAAYNKANAQ; encoded by the coding sequence ATGAAAACAACCAAAGGGGCAAATACCTATAACTTGAAAAAGCTGGCGCTGACGACATTCTCGGCAGCTCTGGTGCTGGGCGCATTAGCCGGCTGCGGCAATAACGGCAACAAAGAAGAGAACGCTCAAGGCGCGGACGGAACGGCATCACCTGCCGGACCTTACAAAATGTCCATGATGCTGACCAGCTACAATCCGGAGCCGATGGACCCGGAAGGAGAGATATACAAACAGCTGGAGGAACGGACGAATACCGATCTCAAAATCACCTGGGTTCCTTCGACCACTTATTCGGATAAGCTCAGTGCTACCATCGCTTCGGGCGAGCTGCCCAGCACCGTGCTTGTACTCGACCAGAAGCTGCCCTACATTGTCAATTCAGTACGCTCCGGCATGTTCTGGGAGCTGGGTCCTTATCTGAAGGATTATCCGAACTTAAGCCGGATGAGCGATGTGGCCTTGAACGCTATTTCCATTGACGGGAAAGTGTACGGGATCTACCGCGAACGGGATCTGGCGCGTGACGGTTTGATGCTGCGTAAGGACTGGCTGGAGAATCTCGGGCTGCAGGAGCCGAAGACGGTGGATGATTTCTATCAAGTGCTGCAGGCATTCGTGAAGGAGGATCCGGATCAGAACGGCAAAGCCGATACGATCGGCCTGGCCGAGCAGCAGGTGGCAGCGGGCTGGCGGGCCATGCTGACCTGGTTGGGCGGTCCGGCGGACTGGGAGATTAAGGACGGCAAGGCGAGTCCGGCTCATCTGTCCCCTGCCTTTTTGGAAACGATGAAGTTCTACAAGAAGCTGTATGATGAGAAGCTCATCAACCTGGACTTCGCTGTGGTGAAAGACGGCAAGCAGATGATTAATGCAGGCAAAGCGGGCTCGTGGATTGCGAATCTGAATGATGCCAACGGCATTGAAGAGAGTGTGAAGAAGGTTACGCCTACCGGTTCGATTACGATGGTCAACGCGCTGGAAGGTCCGGAAGGGCTCCGCAGTGCCGGCGGTTCAGGCTCATACGGCATCTTCATGATTCCCAAGACTTCGGTGAAGACAGAAGAGGATCTCAAGGCAGTCCTGAACTTTTTTGACAAAGTGTCTGACGACGATATGCAGAATATGCTGGTCAACGGGCTGGAAGGACGGCAGTTCACGCTGGATAACGGGAATTACGTCAAGACCACCGACTCCAAGCTGCTGGCTGAATACGGCATGGGCGATTCCTCCCAGCTGGCTGTGTTAAGAGATAAAGTGGTGACCTATGGCAATCCGCTGGTGCATCTGCGTGATGAGATGTGGAAAAAGAATGCGGAAATCGCCGTGGTTAACCCGGTTCAGCCTTTCATCTCCGATACCTACAGCGAACGGGGCTCGGAGCTTAGCAAAATTATTGATGATGCCCGGGTCCGCTTTATCATGGGTGATCTGGACGAGAACGGGTGGAATCAGGCAGTAGCGAAATGGGAGCAGGACGGCGGTGCGAAGGTGATTGAAGAATATACTGCGGCGTACAATAAAGCGAATGCGCAATAA